In one Streptomyces sp. NBC_01288 genomic region, the following are encoded:
- a CDS encoding glycosyltransferase, protein MTAGSRGDVAPYTGLGHALARAGHEVTLVTHAGFAPLVAGSGVDFHPLPVDPRAELESSRGRGLHRSASGGGKLLRVVTMARALVGRMTDDLLTAARTSEVLLLSSSLGPLGHAIAEGLSLPSMGVYLQPLAPTREFAPPVLGGGSWGAVGNRVAGRGVSRAVEHVFTTAVPEVRSLLGLPRTRPGAALRSRERRNWPVHHGFSPLIVPRPADWRPGLTVAGYWWPYDADTQLPPELRDFLDSGPAPVFVGLGSATVPDPERLSAEIVRALRRAGLRGVIQRGWGGLEAAGDDVLTVGEVPHSALFPRMAAVVHHCGAGTTAAGLRAGVPAVPVPIQFDEGFWAARLVSLGVAPAAVPLRGLTADSLSAALVRATGEPAYAERARALGTRVRAEDGFAPVLAALDTLA, encoded by the coding sequence ATGACAGCGGGATCCCGGGGCGACGTCGCCCCCTACACCGGCCTCGGGCATGCCCTGGCCCGCGCGGGCCACGAGGTCACCCTCGTCACCCACGCGGGTTTCGCACCCCTGGTGGCGGGCTCGGGCGTCGACTTCCATCCTCTTCCGGTGGACCCCCGGGCCGAGTTGGAGTCCTCGCGGGGGCGCGGGCTGCACCGCAGCGCCTCGGGCGGGGGCAAGTTGCTGCGGGTGGTCACGATGGCGCGGGCGCTGGTCGGGCGGATGACCGACGACCTGCTGACGGCCGCCCGGACGAGTGAAGTGCTGTTGCTGTCCAGCTCCTTGGGACCACTGGGGCACGCGATCGCCGAGGGGCTGTCGCTGCCGAGCATGGGCGTTTACCTCCAACCCCTCGCGCCGACAAGGGAGTTCGCACCGCCGGTGCTCGGCGGCGGCTCCTGGGGCGCGGTCGGCAACCGGGTCGCCGGACGCGGGGTGAGCCGGGCGGTGGAGCACGTCTTCACCACCGCCGTCCCGGAAGTCCGCTCCCTGCTCGGCCTGCCCCGCACCCGCCCCGGCGCCGCGCTCCGGTCCCGGGAACGCCGGAACTGGCCCGTCCACCACGGCTTCAGCCCCCTGATCGTGCCCCGCCCGGCCGACTGGCGCCCCGGACTGACGGTCGCGGGCTACTGGTGGCCGTACGACGCCGACACCCAACTCCCGCCGGAACTACGGGACTTCCTCGACTCCGGTCCGGCCCCGGTCTTCGTGGGACTGGGCAGCGCCACCGTGCCCGATCCGGAGCGGCTGAGCGCCGAGATCGTGCGCGCACTGCGCCGGGCGGGGTTGCGCGGGGTGATCCAGCGCGGCTGGGGCGGCCTCGAAGCGGCCGGCGACGACGTCCTGACCGTCGGCGAGGTCCCGCACTCGGCGCTGTTCCCGCGGATGGCGGCCGTGGTCCATCACTGCGGCGCGGGCACGACCGCGGCCGGGCTGCGCGCCGGGGTGCCGGCCGTACCGGTGCCGATCCAGTTCGACGAGGGCTTCTGGGCCGCACGGCTGGTCTCCCTGGGCGTGGCTCCCGCTGCCGTACCGCTGCGCGGCCTGACCGCCGACTCCCTGTCCGCCGCGCTCGTCCGGGCCACGGGTGAACCTGCCTACGCCGAGCGCGCGCGAGCTCTCGGCACCCGGGTGCGCGCCGAGGACGGCTTCGCACCCGTGCTGGCCGCTCTGGACACCCTGGCCTAG